The following DNA comes from Acetobacter oryzifermentans.
GCAGGCTGTAATCACCCCGTGCCCCGCCACTGCCGCCAGAAGAGCCAGACTCCACACCCGGCTGGTCCGGCTCTGGCGAGCAGAGAACACGGCCCCCTCCGGCGGTGCCAGAGGAGGACAGATTTCCGGCGCACGCACGTCTGGCGTTAATGCACCGTCATCCTGCCCCAGTCTGCCGTGCGGTTTCACCCGTCCGCGTTCCTTTGTCCTTTGGTCCTGAACCGCCCATACCCACAACGCAAGGCAGATACACCCAAGCGCCCAAACGGCTGCGACTCCTTGCCACTCATGCCGCCTTACACGCGTGCCTGCCTGTTTTCCGCCCGTTTTCTGCGTGGTCTGTGTGGGCTTTTTCCGTAGTTTTATACCTCTGGCCGTTGCCTTCAATCAGAAAGATTACTTTCGCGGCAGTCACACGTTTGACACAAAGCCCCCAATAGACAAATAAAGCAAAGCCCCACCCCATTTTTGGGCCATCCTACCATGGCCCGCACAGACAGGAGTTCAGGCTGCTCTGATGGCTCGCCCCTCCCACTCTTTGCATACACTGCTGAAATGGCCGCTGGTGGTGGTGACACTGGTGGGCTTTCTCGGCCTGCTTGCCCTTCAGAGCTTTGCGCAACCGGATGAACTGCCCCGCACCACCATAGTCCGCCTTCTGGGCATGGATATTGCCGCTTCCCTCTCCGTCCCCGATGACGTTTTGGATGCAACGCCCGCTGGTGCAGTGTTCTCTGGCTCTACATCGTCTCACACAAGGCAGAAGGGTTCGGGCCTTACCTCACCAGAAAGTGCGGTAGGTCGTGCCCACCACATGGCTGCGGCCATGGCGGGTAAATCCACCCAGTCGCATTCCGGCCATCACCATAGGGCGGATGGGTGTCCACTCTGTCCGCTGCTCTCGCTACCAGCGGCGCTTCCCATGGCCGTAATGCTGGTGCCCCCACCCGTTCTGCGGTGGATGCGGCGTGGCAGTCATGCCTCCACCCCACGCGCACCGCCGAGCGTTTTGCTTGGTCTGCCCCCCTCATGTGGGCCTCCTGCCTGAACCAAAGCCTCTTCACGCCTTTCCGGCCCCATAACCGGAAAAGAGTTCTGTACGCTTTGTTTTCAGGATTGTTCTCATGATTACACTTATCAACCCACGCCGCGTGCCGACGTGGGCGTGGGTTATTGCCGCGGTGTACGCGGCCCCCACCATATCCGCCGCGCAGGCGCAAACAACGGCTGCACAGGGTAGTGCCAGACAAAGCAACACGGCCTCTGGCAGTTCCGTTGTCACCTTGCCCCGGCTGGATATCTCAACGGATGAGGAAGAAGAAACCTCCCTCTCCGATGCCCCGCTGACCGCGTCCTCGCCCGATGCTAGCTCACAGCGCATGTCCCGGCTTTCCAGCCCGGATGTGTCCTCGCTGTTCCGTAACCAGCCGGGGTTCAGTTCCTACGGCGGCGGGCGGCTGGCCAATCTGCCCGTGCTGAACGGCATGGCGGATGATCGCGTCGCCACTATTGTGGATGGCGTGCGCATCTCTCCCGCCTGCCCCAACCACATGAATCCCGCCCTCTCCTACATTGATCCGGACAGCGTGCAGACTGCCACCAGCATTGCGGGCCTGACCCCTGTCAGCAGCGGGGGCGACAGTCTGGGCGGCACCATTGATGTGGAACGGGCAGACCCGCGCTTTGCCCGCAAGGGAAAAATTCTTGTGACAGGCCGGGTGCGCGGTACCTACCGCAGCAATGGCGGGGCCTACGGGGCTTCCGGTTCCGTCACGGTTGC
Coding sequences within:
- a CDS encoding DUF2946 family protein — protein: MARPSHSLHTLLKWPLVVVTLVGFLGLLALQSFAQPDELPRTTIVRLLGMDIAASLSVPDDVLDATPAGAVFSGSTSSHTRQKGSGLTSPESAVGRAHHMAAAMAGKSTQSHSGHHHRADGCPLCPLLSLPAALPMAVMLVPPPVLRWMRRGSHASTPRAPPSVLLGLPPSCGPPA